A single Methanolobus sp. ZRKC5 DNA region contains:
- a CDS encoding DUF169 domain-containing protein produces the protein MNNTEISEKLTEILELRHEPVAVKIIKKGEKIPDGFDEPDSNIRHCQSIMQAKNGESFVIPADKHACVVGASSMGLMPTPPKVKEGDFHANLGMFECADAAANMISQRSELEEGSTIATVVGPLKEFKIKPDVVILVDLPETLYWLVPAATFFEGGRQDFSTAAFQATCVDSTIIPLLTGKMNMSLGCYGCRRSTDIGKDEMIAGIPYGNLEKMIESLDKIHDGPMQKARPK, from the coding sequence ATGAACAATACTGAAATATCAGAAAAACTCACAGAAATACTCGAACTTAGACATGAACCAGTTGCTGTAAAGATAATAAAGAAGGGAGAAAAGATTCCTGACGGATTTGACGAACCTGACAGCAATATAAGGCACTGCCAATCAATTATGCAAGCAAAAAACGGAGAATCTTTTGTTATTCCTGCCGACAAACACGCTTGCGTGGTTGGTGCTTCCAGCATGGGCCTGATGCCAACACCTCCCAAAGTAAAAGAAGGTGATTTCCATGCGAACCTAGGCATGTTCGAATGTGCCGACGCTGCAGCAAATATGATATCCCAACGTAGCGAACTGGAAGAAGGCAGTACAATCGCTACAGTCGTTGGTCCACTGAAGGAGTTTAAGATCAAACCTGATGTAGTGATCCTGGTGGATCTTCCTGAGACACTTTACTGGCTTGTTCCCGCAGCTACCTTCTTTGAAGGAGGCAGGCAGGACTTCAGCACAGCAGCTTTCCAGGCCACATGCGTGGATTCTACAATTATTCCTCTCCTCACAGGAAAAATGAATATGAGCCTCGGATGCTACGGATGTCGCAGATCCACAGATATAGGAAAAGACGAAATGATTGCAGGAATTCCTTATGGAAACCTCGAGAAAATGATTGAATCTCTTGATAAAATACACGACGGGCCAATGCAAAAAGCAAGACCAAAGTGA
- a CDS encoding DUF1847 domain-containing protein produces the protein MKCAYCDDKMCREGKDCAGITDDINYEGTELESMQTSAAIEARYYMQKTRLEEIILYSKEMGYKRLGLAFCVGMEREAKIVQKILEKHFNVFSVCCKVSSINKEDYDLEKLHPETFDPTCNPIGQAMMLEKKKTQLNIIIGLCIGHDILFTQHSAAPVTTFIVKDRVLAHNPAGVIYSGYYLKNVFGITD, from the coding sequence ATGAAATGTGCTTACTGCGATGATAAGATGTGCCGTGAAGGCAAGGACTGTGCAGGCATAACTGATGATATCAATTATGAAGGAACTGAACTTGAATCAATGCAAACTTCAGCTGCCATCGAAGCCCGGTATTATATGCAAAAAACAAGACTGGAAGAAATAATCCTATACTCAAAAGAAATGGGATACAAAAGATTAGGTCTTGCTTTCTGTGTGGGTATGGAAAGAGAAGCAAAGATAGTTCAAAAAATACTGGAAAAGCATTTTAATGTATTCTCTGTGTGCTGCAAGGTTTCCAGTATTAACAAAGAGGACTATGACCTCGAAAAACTCCACCCTGAAACTTTTGACCCAACCTGTAATCCAATAGGTCAGGCAATGATGCTTGAAAAGAAGAAAACACAGCTAAACATCATCATAGGCCTCTGCATAGGCCATGATATTTTATTCACCCAGCATTCAGCTGCTCCGGTTACAACTTTTATAGTCAAGGACCGTGTGCTTGCACATAACCCGGCAGGTGTAATCTATTCAGGTTATTACCTGAAAAATGTTTTCGGCATTACTGACTGA
- a CDS encoding MBL fold metallo-hydrolase, with the protein MKLTVIYDNEANEGLQSGWGFACLIETDEHNILFDTGWDGHILLDNMNKLSIDPKSIDILIISHQHWDHMGGVSTFLNENPDVNIYVPASFSANLKKEMASKGNGKLYGIKAPQEICNNIYTTGELGKDIKEQSLVLKSENGLYVLTGCAHPGLSPIIEAASSFGDVTGIFGGLHDSQEYGLFKNMQLIGAGHCTSHKDAIRKMYQDKFVKIFAGYSIDI; encoded by the coding sequence ATGAAATTAACCGTTATTTACGATAATGAAGCAAACGAAGGCTTACAAAGTGGATGGGGATTTGCCTGCTTAATAGAAACAGATGAGCATAACATACTCTTTGATACAGGGTGGGATGGCCACATACTTCTTGATAACATGAATAAGTTATCCATTGATCCGAAGTCCATCGACATCCTCATCATTTCTCACCAACACTGGGACCATATGGGCGGTGTAAGCACTTTTCTAAATGAAAATCCGGATGTTAATATATATGTACCTGCAAGTTTTTCAGCCAATCTCAAAAAAGAGATGGCATCAAAAGGAAATGGAAAACTGTATGGAATAAAGGCTCCTCAGGAAATATGCAATAATATCTACACCACAGGAGAACTTGGGAAAGATATAAAAGAACAATCTCTGGTGCTGAAATCTGAAAACGGCCTTTATGTCCTTACTGGCTGCGCACATCCAGGTCTTTCCCCAATAATAGAAGCTGCATCTTCTTTTGGCGATGTAACTGGCATCTTTGGTGGTTTACATGACAGCCAGGAATATGGATTATTCAAAAATATGCAACTGATAGGTGCAGGACATTGTACATCGCATAAAGATGCTATAAGAAAAATGTACCAGGATAAATTTGTAAAGATATTCGCCGGCTATTCCATAGACATCTAA
- a CDS encoding DUF169 domain-containing protein → MDNEKIQILGKELIDILQITTSPVAVHLVQADEEIPAEIPQIDEKTRHCQMVDNSRRLGTQFYSLLDNQMCKGGAAVMGLTEMSPKLKNGEVYFNLNHFASLDSAKSTMERVPMVPANSVKAILYSPLEKATFAPDVVLIIAKPGQVMELSQALLHKTGGRVNAGFAGKQSVCADGVAYPYLTGEAGVTIGCSGSRKYTEIQDEEMIMGIPVAMLPDLVESAKSMFGSYAC, encoded by the coding sequence ATGGACAACGAAAAAATTCAAATTCTAGGCAAAGAACTCATAGATATTCTTCAAATAACAACATCTCCGGTTGCTGTCCATCTGGTACAGGCTGACGAAGAGATTCCTGCGGAAATTCCCCAGATAGATGAAAAAACAAGGCACTGTCAGATGGTAGACAACTCAAGAAGGTTGGGTACCCAGTTCTATTCTTTGCTTGATAATCAGATGTGTAAAGGTGGAGCTGCTGTCATGGGGTTGACGGAAATGAGTCCTAAACTCAAGAACGGTGAAGTTTATTTTAATCTGAACCACTTTGCTTCTCTTGATTCTGCAAAGTCAACCATGGAGAGAGTTCCAATGGTACCAGCTAATTCTGTCAAAGCCATTCTTTATTCGCCGCTTGAAAAAGCTACATTCGCACCAGATGTGGTTCTCATAATCGCTAAGCCCGGACAGGTCATGGAGCTATCACAGGCTTTGCTTCACAAAACAGGAGGCCGTGTCAATGCAGGCTTTGCAGGTAAACAAAGTGTCTGTGCAGACGGTGTTGCCTATCCATATCTAACCGGTGAAGCTGGTGTCACTATCGGTTGCAGTGGAAGCAGAAAATACACAGAGATACAGGATGAGGAAATGATTATGGGTATTCCTGTGGCTATGTTGCCTGATCTGGTAGAGTCTGCAAAATCGATGTTCGGCAGTTACGCCTGTTAA
- a CDS encoding Coenzyme F420 hydrogenase/dehydrogenase, beta subunit C-terminal domain — protein MSDNYKWFLKDAVVDKGMCTFCGACAAVCPYDIIDFDENGAKIKDECYRNGEGACKDVCQRVMTDAARISMNVFNFKARPPTLIGQYERIVAARATDPQILENGQDGGAVTALLAYCFDNGLIDGASIIAGLSKPNVRIVTNKDELLESQGAKYSTIPVMSALRHIGDELDNVAMVGLPCQTYGARRTQFFKGLNVHPIEVGMNGEKTSLPNVPYVIGLFCMENFNFEKLSSYLMDAGVDLSKVKKYAIRLDELIVNTDEDEFKFNIKDLHDCVWEGCRVCRDAVSKVADISAGYAGSSMGWTTLIARNMKGLELLEKAEKAGYIETSADIDTDQIEEFASIKMERFKKELKKRLDAEIPVNHYWVRDYPGVRPEVNGTNFVKIKTNSGIVNHDYMAKVTRLAEKYGDGTLELTSRKSIEIQGVKGEDVDELMSEIYSSGLNTIGMGYATACPGNTYCPEGLVNTKDLANELTMLFAQKNMPHKMKIGVAGCPNNCVRAHNNDIGIIGQLYPTIDLDKCTGCGRCEELCKVNAISIEKGKSVIDRDLCINCGWCVRGCPHEGAIEGQRGFSVWIGGNSARRPTEGILLKSFCTPDEIPEIVESVRLHFLKHRTQPGKERLGNIMEKVGKGEFVSTM, from the coding sequence ATGTCAGATAATTACAAATGGTTTCTAAAAGATGCAGTCGTGGATAAAGGCATGTGCACATTTTGTGGTGCATGTGCTGCAGTTTGCCCATATGATATCATCGATTTTGATGAGAATGGTGCCAAAATAAAAGATGAATGCTACAGAAATGGAGAAGGTGCATGCAAAGATGTCTGCCAGAGAGTGATGACAGATGCAGCGCGTATCTCTATGAATGTATTTAATTTCAAAGCAAGGCCACCGACACTCATTGGCCAATATGAAAGAATAGTTGCTGCACGTGCAACAGACCCACAGATACTAGAGAATGGACAGGATGGCGGAGCTGTTACAGCCCTCCTTGCATACTGCTTTGATAATGGACTCATAGATGGTGCTTCCATCATTGCGGGATTATCCAAACCCAATGTCCGAATTGTAACTAACAAAGATGAACTGTTAGAATCCCAAGGTGCCAAGTACTCAACCATACCTGTTATGAGTGCTCTTCGTCACATAGGGGATGAACTCGACAATGTTGCAATGGTAGGTTTACCCTGTCAAACCTATGGAGCAAGAAGAACACAATTCTTCAAAGGACTTAATGTTCACCCGATAGAAGTTGGAATGAACGGTGAAAAGACATCACTGCCAAATGTACCTTACGTTATAGGTCTTTTCTGTATGGAGAATTTCAATTTTGAAAAATTATCCTCTTACCTCATGGATGCAGGTGTAGATTTAAGCAAGGTCAAAAAGTATGCCATACGCCTGGATGAACTCATAGTGAACACAGATGAAGATGAATTTAAGTTCAACATCAAGGATCTGCATGATTGCGTATGGGAAGGATGCCGTGTATGCCGTGATGCTGTTTCAAAAGTAGCAGATATCTCAGCAGGCTATGCTGGCAGCTCAATGGGATGGACAACCCTCATTGCAAGAAATATGAAGGGACTTGAACTTCTTGAGAAAGCAGAAAAAGCAGGATATATTGAAACTTCAGCAGATATTGATACTGATCAGATCGAAGAGTTTGCCAGTATCAAGATGGAACGCTTCAAGAAGGAACTCAAAAAACGTCTTGACGCTGAGATTCCGGTAAACCACTATTGGGTACGGGATTATCCAGGTGTGCGACCTGAAGTTAATGGAACGAATTTTGTCAAGATAAAAACAAATTCAGGTATAGTGAATCATGACTATATGGCCAAAGTTACAAGACTTGCCGAGAAATATGGAGATGGCACTCTTGAACTTACCTCGCGAAAAAGTATTGAGATACAGGGTGTAAAAGGTGAGGACGTAGACGAACTTATGAGTGAAATATACTCAAGCGGCCTGAACACCATCGGAATGGGTTATGCAACAGCATGCCCGGGTAATACATATTGTCCGGAAGGTCTTGTAAATACTAAAGACCTGGCTAATGAGCTTACAATGTTGTTCGCCCAGAAGAACATGCCACATAAAATGAAGATAGGTGTGGCAGGTTGCCCCAATAACTGTGTTCGTGCACATAACAATGATATTGGCATCATAGGTCAACTCTACCCTACAATAGACCTGGACAAATGCACCGGTTGTGGCAGATGTGAAGAACTTTGTAAGGTCAATGCTATCTCCATTGAAAAGGGTAAATCTGTAATAGACCGCGATCTCTGTATCAATTGCGGATGGTGTGTCCGGGGTTGTCCGCACGAAGGTGCCATTGAAGGTCAACGTGGATTCTCCGTCTGGATCGGCGGTAATAGTGCGAGAAGACCCACAGAGGGAATTCTCCTGAAATCATTCTGCACCCCCGATGAAATTCCTGAGATCGTTGAGAGTGTCCGCTTACATTTCCTCAAACACAGAACACAACCAGGCAAAGAACGCCTTGGCAATATTATGGAAAAAGTAGGAAAAGGAGAATTTGTAAGCACGATGTAA
- a CDS encoding AI-2E family transporter produces the protein MALTTNSKVWSIMLIVFAFLTTFFIILFHFENLFIVLIVGCILVLVTDRTLIEFNKHFGHKSLWVRRIYAITVVIFVFLLFYLLLLGQLYDMGNLISSSQKQYETGTSDIISNYGYLLSSPDGRPILSADDLTSIGDYIFNFLSSIFSKLSYFIFTGLLVIPLMFRIYFSKKDVMIRELIEIFPVKYQESVDLSISDIGKRLRDFFSAKILESVIVGFICCIGFYLAGINGWFFLGALAGLLNIVPYIGPIIGAIPAVIVGFIVSPTIALFAVITVIIAQLVDNLYLIPFMISGKVAVNPLLSILLILIFADMLGALGMILAIPIYIVYKVVLTEFYNELLNIYPDD, from the coding sequence ATGGCATTAACTACGAATTCCAAAGTATGGAGCATAATGCTCATCGTGTTTGCATTTTTGACTACATTTTTTATTATACTTTTCCATTTTGAGAATTTGTTCATTGTTCTTATCGTTGGTTGTATCCTTGTTCTTGTAACTGACAGAACTCTTATTGAATTCAATAAACATTTTGGGCATAAATCCCTGTGGGTCAGAAGGATATATGCGATCACGGTTGTTATTTTTGTTTTCCTTTTATTTTATCTACTTCTACTGGGTCAGTTGTATGATATGGGTAATTTGATAAGCAGTTCTCAAAAGCAATATGAAACAGGTACCTCCGACATAATTTCAAATTATGGATACTTACTCTCTTCTCCAGATGGGAGGCCGATCCTTTCTGCCGACGATCTGACGTCCATTGGTGATTATATATTCAATTTTCTTTCATCCATATTTTCGAAATTATCTTATTTCATTTTCACCGGTTTGCTTGTTATACCTTTGATGTTCCGTATCTATTTCTCGAAAAAGGATGTGATGATCAGGGAGTTGATTGAGATTTTTCCGGTGAAATATCAGGAAAGTGTAGATCTGTCAATTTCAGATATTGGAAAAAGACTTCGTGATTTTTTCTCTGCCAAGATACTTGAAAGTGTTATTGTAGGATTTATTTGTTGCATTGGTTTCTATCTTGCAGGCATCAATGGCTGGTTTTTCTTGGGTGCCCTTGCAGGTTTGCTTAATATCGTGCCATATATAGGTCCGATAATTGGGGCTATTCCGGCAGTGATAGTTGGCTTTATTGTCAGTCCTACCATTGCATTGTTTGCAGTCATTACTGTTATCATTGCCCAGCTTGTGGATAATCTCTACCTGATACCTTTCATGATATCAGGAAAAGTAGCTGTAAATCCTTTGCTTAGTATCCTGTTGATCCTTATCTTCGCCGATATGCTGGGCGCTCTGGGGATGATACTTGCTATTCCTATATATATTGTTTATAAGGTAGTATTAACTGAGTTTTACAATGAACTTTTGAATATATATCCTGATGACTGA
- a CDS encoding PGF-pre-PGF domain-containing protein, whose amino-acid sequence MKTTFTSVSFRFFLLIVALGLIILPASAAGSVVFSPSATNFSFHTGETVNFSVDAALSSDVTWLLDGVIVQQDFLCNSSIYSALEDEAASYNLTVIVDDGTDILNNTWCLEVIPDFDVVFSPDSEGLSSRLDRAPEFSVNISETSDIIWYLDDELLSTYNDANSSSCIPSVSETGNYSLKVHVSNDNGSIWKQWYWVATSTPSQIISGGSGGGSSSGSVSSGEDYSNIKVKDVSMQVVNKGVTTKFSFPDGQNPIDSLEFNSAVNAGYVKTTIEVLNNRSSSVSENPDDVVYYYANIITGKTGLENKMDDTRIIFHVGKKWIDENNIDVDSVRLNLYSSSNWKSFPAKVVNDSSGNISFMSTTSGFGSFAITGKTTETFEDDIVVVDMGGNSMEYSSDKGSIDSVNGTNFESEKEDVLKSVLRSMTELFIKRNPVDS is encoded by the coding sequence TTGAAGACTACTTTTACGTCAGTTTCCTTTCGTTTTTTTCTGTTAATTGTTGCTCTTGGATTGATAATTCTTCCTGCTTCTGCAGCAGGCAGTGTTGTATTTTCTCCCTCTGCTACTAATTTCTCCTTTCACACAGGTGAAACTGTTAACTTTTCAGTTGATGCTGCCCTGTCATCAGATGTAACCTGGTTGCTTGATGGAGTCATTGTACAGCAGGATTTTTTATGTAACTCCTCTATATATTCAGCTTTAGAGGATGAAGCTGCCTCTTATAATCTGACAGTCATTGTTGATGACGGTACTGATATTTTAAATAATACATGGTGTCTGGAAGTCATTCCTGATTTTGACGTGGTCTTTTCACCGGATTCTGAAGGTCTAAGTTCCAGGCTTGACCGTGCACCTGAATTTTCAGTTAATATAAGCGAAACTTCAGATATTATATGGTATCTGGATGATGAACTGCTCAGCACCTATAATGATGCAAATAGTTCAAGCTGTATTCCATCTGTTTCCGAAACAGGAAATTATAGTCTTAAGGTCCATGTTTCCAATGATAATGGCAGTATATGGAAGCAATGGTACTGGGTAGCTACGTCAACACCTTCTCAAATAATATCAGGAGGTAGTGGTGGTGGAAGCTCTTCAGGTTCTGTTTCTTCAGGTGAAGATTACAGTAATATCAAAGTAAAAGATGTCAGCATGCAGGTAGTTAACAAGGGTGTGACCACAAAGTTTTCATTCCCTGATGGGCAGAATCCTATAGATTCTCTTGAATTTAATTCGGCTGTCAATGCAGGTTATGTTAAGACTACAATTGAAGTTCTGAATAACAGGTCATCATCTGTTTCAGAAAATCCTGATGACGTCGTTTATTATTATGCTAATATCATTACTGGGAAGACAGGGCTGGAAAATAAAATGGATGATACTCGCATTATTTTCCATGTTGGTAAGAAATGGATAGATGAGAACAACATCGATGTTGATTCTGTGCGTCTGAACCTGTACAGTAGCTCTAACTGGAAATCGTTCCCTGCCAAAGTTGTGAATGACAGTAGCGGTAATATCTCTTTTATGTCAACAACAAGTGGGTTCGGTAGTTTCGCTATAACTGGCAAAACAACTGAGACTTTTGAAGACGATATAGTTGTTGTGGATATGGGGGGAAACAGCATGGAATATTCATCTGATAAAGGTTCTATAGATTCAGTAAATGGGACAAATTTCGAGTCTGAAAAAGAAGACGTCTTAAAATCTGTTCTGCGCTCCATGACAGAATTATTTATAAAAAGAAATCCTGTAGATAGTTAG
- a CDS encoding helix-turn-helix domain-containing protein, giving the protein MLLTSLQNLGFTSYEAKVFVALVKNESATVSALHLDSGVPNSAIYGALKKLEKRGIIEFQNTKPMRYRCIPPKDAIAKLKRDYKDECDGVLDELNNMYGKSSCDNAEELIWTINGIRNVTDKVIQMLESAEKDVLILSSSTPFLSLVEKYVSLKKDYTTIIGIFNKKTADEGVSIRIISSCDDEARKIHHLVPFASIRVDSMKNNPLELKSFVVVVDNSEMLVDTIKEDDGEADLTAVWTNGEEFSSTISNLLNAKWETSKEYSPL; this is encoded by the coding sequence ATGCTTTTAACATCTCTCCAGAATCTCGGTTTTACATCATATGAGGCAAAGGTCTTTGTGGCTCTTGTGAAAAACGAAAGTGCAACAGTATCAGCTTTGCATCTGGATTCCGGTGTTCCCAATTCTGCTATATATGGTGCCCTCAAAAAGCTGGAAAAAAGAGGTATCATTGAATTCCAGAATACAAAACCAATGCGTTACAGATGTATTCCTCCTAAGGATGCCATTGCGAAACTGAAACGCGATTATAAGGATGAATGTGATGGTGTTCTCGATGAATTGAACAATATGTATGGTAAATCTTCTTGCGATAATGCGGAAGAACTTATCTGGACTATCAATGGTATCAGGAATGTTACAGATAAGGTTATACAGATGCTCGAAAGTGCAGAAAAAGATGTCCTGATACTGAGTTCTTCAACACCTTTCCTGAGCCTTGTAGAAAAGTATGTGTCCCTCAAAAAAGATTACACTACGATCATTGGTATTTTTAACAAAAAGACTGCTGATGAGGGTGTTAGTATCCGGATTATTAGTTCATGTGATGACGAGGCAAGAAAGATCCATCACCTAGTTCCTTTTGCATCTATCAGGGTAGATTCTATGAAAAATAATCCATTGGAGCTCAAAAGTTTTGTTGTCGTTGTAGATAATTCTGAAATGCTTGTGGATACCATAAAGGAAGATGATGGTGAAGCTGATCTGACTGCTGTATGGACTAACGGGGAAGAATTCTCTTCCACAATTTCAAATCTTCTGAATGCTAAATGGGAAACATCTAAAGAATACAGTCCTTTGTGA